The following proteins come from a genomic window of Tenebrio molitor chromosome 9, icTenMoli1.1, whole genome shotgun sequence:
- the LOC138139291 gene encoding N-acetyltransferase family 8 member 3-like: protein MFFIVIRESLPNDIPAISEVVRKAYISNVPTTFFSALFNEVTFQAVILLAAFMFIFMGVPLQYCLTALPAVLIMLYILIYGTLLMKAAELIHSKRPLQCWVAEAYEPYFFTEKPQNCFYKVIPQEKIFDEGINTSNYRKSIIGTCAVMKHNLSEEWSWLFRLAVDQRYRKKGIGLLLTQTAQNWARINRFNYMELVITECQEEARQLFANAGFQIKQMYHKRLFTSIFTIQMCQLRAEVRSTFK from the exons ATGTTTTTCATTGTGATACGAGAATCTCTACCAAATGATATTCCAGCAATATCTGAAGTAGTAAGAAAAGCTTACATTTCTAATGTACCGACAACATTCTTTTCCGCTCTcttcaatgaa GTGACATTTCAAGCAGTTATATTGTTAGCCGCATTCATGTTTATATTCATGGGTGTCCCTCTACAGTATTGTTTAACCGCGCTACCTGCAGTTCTAATTATGCTCTACATTCTCATATATGGTACACTTTTAATGAAAGCAGCTGAACTAATCCACAGTAAAAGACCCTTACAGTGCTGGGTAGCTGAGGCTTACGagccatatttttttacagaaaaaccacaaaattgtttttataagGTCATTCCACAAGAGAAAATTTTTGATGAGGGAATAAATACTTCAAATTATCGAAAATCT aTAATCGGTACGTGTGCAGTGATGAAACATAATCTTTCGGAGGAATGGTCATGGTTATTCAGATTAGCTGTGGATCAGCG ATATCGCAAGAAAGGTATAGGCTTGCTGTTGACGCAAACAGCGCAGAATTGGGCCAGAATTAATAGGTTTAATTACATGGAACTAGTCATTACGGAATGCCAGGAAGAAGCCAGACAATTGTTTGCTAACGCAGG gtttcaaattaaacaaatGTATCACAAACGACTATTTACAAGCATTTTCACGATACAGATGTGCCAGTTGAGGGCTGAAGTCAGATCTACTTTTAAATAA
- the LOC138139289 gene encoding leucine-rich repeat-containing protein 15-like → MNYCAIVLVLVTIFKQLCCQHFNNIDIRFEKNGKRFVMELANEINRETEVTDVRILYQNVSRLKEDSFKNLFKLKVIKIKNCGLAEIENNAFNNLPSLRVLNLNQNRLKFVKRAYFDKLPITRLYLAANGIEALDEDAFHHLKYLEMLDLSRNDLKDLHSHMFRGTTQLRRINLSFNKLEAIPNECFMEAFGSVVGEDSYINLSDNQLTYLNLKALKGVYNLKKLDLKNNYLEQLDPNIFNEINYLGNLDIQNNYLQSLNDNILKHLQTSHTIHFYANPWNCSFVKKCVRWLSKYHKTGTFGINNLLFECNI, encoded by the coding sequence ATGAATTATTGTGCGATAGTACTTGTTTTAGTCACAATCTTTAAACAGTTATGTTGCCAACACTTCAACAATATAGACATCAGATTTGAGAAAAATGGCAAAAGATTTGTAATGGAACTTGCTAATGAAATCAACCGCGAAACGGAAGTGACGGATGTACGGATTCtttatcaaaatgtttcaaGACTGAAAGAAGactccttcaaaaatttatttaaactgaaagttattaaaattaaaaattgtggaCTTGCAGAGATCGAGAACAACGCTTTTAATAACCTTCCAAGTCTGCGAGTTCTCAATTTAAATCAGAACCGACTGAAATTTGTGAAAAGAGCATATTTTGACAAGTTGCCAATAACGAGACTTTATTTGGCTGCAAATGGGATTGAGGCACTCGACGAAGACGCTTTTCATCATCTCAAATATTTGGAAATGCTCGACTTAAGTCGCAATGATTTAAAAGATCTGCATTCGCATATGTTTCGCGGAACCACTCAATTAAGGCGGATTAATTTGAGCTTCAATAAATTGGAGGCTATACCCAATGAATGTTTTATGGAGGCGTTTGGTAGTGTCGTCGGTGAAGATTCTTACATTAACTTAAGTGACAATCAATTGACTTATTTGAATCTGAAGGCGCTGAAAGGAGTTTACAATTTGAAAAAGCTTGACCTAAAGAACAATTACTTGGAACAACTAGACCCAAACAtctttaatgaaattaattacctTGGAAATCTTGACATACAAAACAATTACCTGCAATCACTTAATGACAACATACTCAAACATCTTCAAACATCACACACTATACATTTTTATGCAAATCCATGGAATTgtagttttgtaaaaaaatgtgtacgcTGGCTTAGTAAATACCATAAGACTGGTACATTTGGTATTAATAATCTGTTATTTGAGTGCAACATATAA
- the LOC138139287 gene encoding cytochrome P450 9e2-like, with protein sequence MLWVLIGIIAIAITYVFLIRPHKYWIQKGVKQGKPAFILGDNWGTVLRKHSFADMVQMVYNISSDSRYCGMYQFFLPTLVLRDPDLIKQITVKDFDHFVNHRSFIPEDSDPLWGKNVFALKNQKWRDMRTTLSPAFTSSKMKYMFSLITESGEQFAQHFLKQNKDVITIEMKDTFTRFTNDVIANTAFGVKCDSLGDRNNEFYLMGKDATDFSSLWKNIKFIGYFLFPQLYKIFNVTLFSKAVGDFFIKLIKDNIAGRTKHGIVRPDMINLLLEARTNGFKQEELTNIQDTGFATAKETESVGKNTKITKQEITDIDITAQALIFFFAGFDTVSSLMCFISYELGIHPDIQERLRQEVDETFENCNRKLTYEALMSMKYLDMVVSETLRKWPASVAVDRVCTKPYTIEPKTSDEVPLHLEKNAVVWLPIYALHRDPKYFPEPDRFDPERFNDENKSKIIPYSYIPFGSGPRNCIGSRFALLETKVLFFHILLHFEIVPVAKTQIPLHLNRKSFTMTAENGFWLGLKRREK encoded by the exons atgttgtggGTACTAATTGGTATCATTGCAATTGCAATTACATATGTGTTTCTGATTCGTCCTCACAAATACTGGATACAAAAAGGAGTAAAACAAGGAAAACCTGCCTTCATTTTGGGTGACAACTGGGGTACAGTCTTACGTAAACATTCTTTTGCAGACATGGTTCAAATGGTTTACAACATAAGCTCTGATTcaag ATATTGTGGCatgtatcaattttttctacCTACTCTTGTCCTGAGAGACCCAGATTTAATCAAACAAATTACAGTGAAAgattttgatcactttgtaaaCCATCGATCTTTCATTCCTGAAGACTCTGATCCTCTATGgggtaaaaatgtatttgccttgaaaaatcaaaaatggcGCGATATGAGAACCACCCTCAGCCCAGCCTTCACCAGCAGCAAAATGAAATACATGTTCTCCTTAATAACAGAAAGTGGCGAACAGTTTGCTCAACactttttaaaacagaataaagatgtcattacaatagAAATGAAAGACACGTTTACAAGATTTACTAACGACGTCATTGCGAACACTGCTTTTGGTGTTAAATGTGACTCACTAGGAGATCGTAATAACGAATTTTACCTGATGGGAAAGGATGCCACCGATTTTTCAAGTCTCtggaaaaatatcaaattcaTTGGATATTTCCTTTTTCCACAACTGTATAAA ATATTTAATGTTACTTTGTTTTCTAAAGCTGTAGGTGATTTCTTCATTAAATTAATCAAAGATAATATTGCGGGTAGAACGAAACACGGAATTGTCAGACCTGATATGATCAATCTTTTACTGGAAGCGAGAACTAATGGTTTCAAACAAGAAGAATTAACAAATATTCAAGATACAGGCTTTGCAACTGCTAAAGAAACAGAATCAGTtggcaaaaatacaaaaatcaccaAGCAAGAAATAACGGATATTGATATAACTGCACAAgctcttattttctttttcgctGGCTTCGACACTGTATCTTCATTAATGTGCTTCATTTCTTATGAACTAGGAATTCATCCAGACATACAAGAAAGACTGCGACAAGAAGTAGAcgaaacttttgaaaattgcaaCAGAAAACTCACATATGAAGCTCTGATGAGTATGAAATATCTGGATATGGTGGTATCAG AAACTTTGAGGAAGTGGCCTGCATCTGTCGCTGTTGATCGAGTTTGCACAAAACCCTACACCATCGAACCCAAAACTTCAGACGAAGTACCTCtccatttggaaaaaaatgccGTGGTTTGGCTACCGATATATGCTCTTCATCGAGACCCAAAATATTTCCCTGAACCAGATCGCTTTGATCCAGAAAGGTTCAATGATGaaaataaatctaaaatcATACCATACTCATATATTCCGTTTGGATCAGGCCCAAGAAATTGTATTGGATCTAGATTTGCTCTCCTCGAAAccaaagttttgtttttccatattttgctCCATTTCGAAATTGTACCTGTAGCAAAGACTCAAATACCGCTGCATCTCAACAGAAAGTCTTTTACAATGACAGCTGAAAACGGGTTTTGGTTGGGATTGAAGCGGCGGGAAAAATAA
- the LOC138139285 gene encoding cytochrome P450 9e2-like, with protein sequence MMWILIIIIIVIAIALGCYKIVDSHKYWIRKGVVQGKPMFLLGDTWGILIRKYSAPELNLQLYNIIPNARYCGIYQFLLPTLLIRDPDLIKQITVKDFDHFVDHRGFVPTESDPLLGKSLFSLSGMKWREMRSTLSPSFTSSKVKYLFSIISQNGEQFVKHFQEQDKDVVTVEMRDVITKFTNDVIANSVFGFDCNSLKEPNNEFYVRGKEATDFKSFRKIFVFMGSILIPQLIKLFKISFFSEKMITFFTKIVKENIYSREKHGVVRPDMINLLLQARKPNFKYEQSQSLPDTGFATVEESEIGQDQKLSKKDITDEDITAQAFIFFFAGFDSVSSLLCFMSHELAVNQDVQEKLMQEVDDTWNECDGKITYEALMSMKYMDMVVSETLRKWPNAIATDRICTKPYTIEPKSPNEKPLRLEVNDNVLISMYAIHRDPQYYPDPDRFDPERFSDENKSKIHPYTYLPFGTGPRSCIGSRFALMETKVLFFHLLSSFEIVPVEKTQIPIRFSRKAINMSAEKGFWVGLQKRATKI encoded by the exons ATGATGtggattttaataattattataattgtcATTGCAATCGCATTAGGCTGTTATAAAATCGTTGACTCCCACAAGTATTGGATTAGGAAAGGTGTCGTTCAAGGTAAACCCATGTTTTTGCTGGGGGACACGTGGGGCATATTAATTCGCAAGTATTCTGCACCTGAGCTAAACCTGCAATTATACAACATCATTCCAAATGCGAG ATACTGTGGAATATATCAGTTTCTTCTGCCCACCCTGCTAATCAGAGATCCAGATTTGATTAAGCAAATCACAGTGAAGGATTTTGATCATTTTGTTGACCACAGAGGCTTCGTACCAACCGAGAGTGATCCCTTATTGGGAAAGTCTTTATTTTCACTTAGTGGAATGAAATGGCGCGAGATGCGATCTACACTCAGTCCTTCTTTTACAAGTAGCAAAGTGAAGTATCTGTTTTCGATAATCTCGCAAAATGGAGAACAGTTTGTCAAACACTTTCAAGAACAAGACAAAGATGTCGTCACAGTTGAAATGCGAGATGTCATAACAAAATTTACCAACGATGTTATTGCAAATTCTGTCTTCGGGTTTGACTGTAATTCATTGAAGGAGCCAAATAACGAGTTCTACGTGAGGGGAAAAGAAGCCACTGACTTTAAGAGcttcagaaaaatatttgtgtttATGGGAAGCATCCTGATACCACAGCTCATCAAG CTcttcaaaatatcatttttctcTGAAAAGATGATAACattctttacaaaaattgtgaagGAAAATATCTACAGTAGAGAAAAACATGGAGTCGTGAGACCAGACATGATCAACTTATTGCTGCAAGCGAGAAAGCCTAATTTCAAATATGAACAGTCCCAGTCTCTTCCAGATACAGGTTTTGCTACAGTAGAAGAGTCAGAAATTGGACAAgatcaaaaattatcaaaaaaagaTATAACAGACGAAGACATCACAGCGCAAGCTTTCATATTTTTCTTCGCAGGTTTCGATTCTGTATCTTCGCTCTTGTGTTTCATGTCCCACGAATTAGCAGTTAATCAGGACGTCCAGGAAAAACTCATGCAAGAAGTTGATGACACTTGGAATGAATGTGATGGAAAAATTACTTACGAAGCTCTCATGTCGATGAAATATATGGATATGGTTGTATCAG AAACTCTTAGAAAGTGGCCAAATGCAATTGCCACTGACAGAATTTGTACAAAACCGTATACAATTGAGCCAAAATCACCCAACGAAAAACCATTACGTCTGGAAGTTAACGATAATGTACTTATATCAATGTATGCCATTCACAGAGACCCGCAGTATTATCCTGACCCAGATCGTTTTGATCCTGAACGATTCAGTGATGAAAATAAGAGTAAAATTCATCCCTACACTTATCTTCCATTCGGAACGGGACCCAGAAGTTGTATCGGCTCCAGATTTGCTCTGATGGAAAccaaagttttgtttttccatctCTTGTcaagttttgaaattgttcCGGTTGAAAAAACGCAAATACCGATAAGATTCAGCAGAAAAGCGATAAACATGTCAGCTGAAAAAGGTTTCTGGGTGGGACTTCAAAAACGTGCAACAAAAATATAG
- the LOC138139286 gene encoding cytochrome P450 9e2-like gives MMWILIIIIIVIAIALGCYKIVDSHKYWTRKGVVQGKPMFLLGDIWGIIFRRYSIPELNLQLYNISPNARYCGLYQFLQPTLLIRDPDLIKQITVKDFDHFVDHRSFIPASSDPLLENTLFALTGMKWREMRSTLSPSFTSSKMKYLFSIISQNGEQFVKHFQEQEKDIVTVEMRDVITKFTNDVIANAVFGYECNSLKDPNNEFYLMGKIGTNLANFRTLFVVIGSIVIPQFIKLFKFTFFPKNMTQFFSRIVKENIDSREKRGVVRPDMINLMLQARKPNFKYEHSLSIPDTGFATVEESDIGQDQKFSKKDITDEDITAQALIFFLAGFDSVSSLLCFMSHELAVNQDVQAKLIQEVDDTWNECDGKITYEALMSMKYMDMAVSETLRKWPNAIAIDRICTKPYTIEPKSPNEKPFRLEINDNVSISIYALHRDPQYYPDPDRFDPERFSDENKSKMHPYTYIPFGTGPRSCIGSRFALMETKVLFFHLLSSFEIVPVEKTQIPIRLSKKAINMSPEKGFWVGLKKRATRT, from the exons atgatgtggattttaataataataattattgtcatTGCGATCGCATTAGGCTGTTATAAAATCGTTGACTCCCACAAGTATTGGACTAGGAAGGGTGTCGTTCAAGGTAAACCCATGTTTTTGCTGGGGGACATTTGGGGCATAATATTTCGAAGATATTCCATACCTGAATTAAACCTGCAGTTATATAACATTAGTCCAAATGCCAG ATACTGTGGACTATATCAGTTTCTTCAACCCACTCTCCTAATCAGAGATCCAGATTTGATCAAACAAATCACAGTGAAAGATTTTGATCATTTTGTTGACCACAGAAGCTTCATACCGGCTTCGAGTGATCCCCTGCTGGAGAATACTTTATTTGCACTTACTGGAATGAAATGGCGCGAGATGCGATCTACACTCAGTCCTTCTTTTACAAGCAGCAAAATGAAGTATCTGTTTTCGATAATCTCACAAAACGGAGAACAGTTTGTCAAACACTTTCAAGAACAAGAAAAAGATATAGTCACAGTTGAAATGAGAGACGTCATAACAAAATTTACTAACGATGTGATTGCAAATGCTGTTTTCGGGTATGAGTGTAACTCTTTGAAGGATCCGAATAATGAATTCTACTTAATGGGGAAAATCGGCACAAATCTTGCAAACTTTAGAACATTATTTGTAGTGATCGGATCTATCGTGATTCCACAGTTCATCAAG CTGTTCAAATTCAcattttttcccaaaaatatGACCCAATTTTTTAGTAGAATTGTGAAGGAAAATATCGACAGTAGAGAAAAACGTGGCGTCGTAAGACCAGACATGATCAACTTAATGCTGCAAGCGAGAAAACCTAATTTCAAATATGAACACTCGCTGTCTATTCCAGATACAGGTTTTGCTACAGTAGAAGAGTCAGATATTGGACAAgatcaaaaattttcaaaaaaagacaTCACAGACGAAGACATCACTGCGCAAGCccttatattttttcttgcaggtTTCGATTCAGTATCTTCGCTCTTGTGCTTCATGTCCCACGAATTAGCAGTTAATCAAGATGTCCAGGCAAAACTCATACAAGAAGTTGATGACACTTGGAACGAATGTGATGGAAAAATTACTTACGAAGCTCTCATGTCCATGAAATACATGGATATGGCGGTATCAG aaaCTCTTAGAAAGTGGCCAAATGCAATTGCCATTGACAGAATTTGTACAAAACCATACACAATTGAGCCAAAATCACCCAACGAAAAACCATTTCGTTTGGAAATTAACGATAATGTGTCGATATCAATTTATGCTCTTCACAGGGACCCACAGTATTATCCCGATCCAGATCGTTTTGATCCCGAACGATTCAGTGATGAAAATAAGAGTAAAATGCATCCATACACTTATATTCCATTCGGAACAGGACCCAGAAGCTGTATCGGCTCCAGATTTGCTCTGATGGAAAccaaagttttgtttttccatctCTTGTCAAGTTTTGAAATAGTTCCGGTTGAAAAAACCCAAATACCGATAAGATTAAGCAAAAAAGCGATAAACATGTCACCTGAAAAAGGTTTCTGGGTGGGACTTAAAAAACGTGCAACAAGAACATAG
- the LOC138137895 gene encoding transcription elongation factor SPT4-like, whose protein sequence is MTLETMPKDLRGLRACLVCSLIKSFDQFEYEGCDNCGFLRMKGNRDNVYDCTSSNFDGMIAAMSPDDSWVCKWQRINRFCKGVYAISVSGRLPASIIREMKSRGIVYRPRDTSQR, encoded by the exons ATGACTCTTGAGACTATGCCCAAAGATTTAAGAGGGCTGCGAGCTTGCTTAGTGTGTTCCTTAATAAAG TCTTTTGATCAATTCGAGTATGAAGGGTGTGATAACTGTGGTTTTCTTCGCATGAAAGGCAATCGTGATAATGTATACGACTGCACAAGTTCTAATTTTGATGG AATGATTGCTGCTATGAGTCCTGATGACAGTTGGGTTTGTAAATGGCAAAGGATAA ATCGATTTTGTAAAGGAGTGTATGCGATATCGGTATCAGGGCGTCTTCCTGCAAGCATAATAAGAGAAATGAAGAGTCGGGGAATTGTGTACAGGCCCCGAGACACAAGTCAACGATAG
- the LOC138137894 gene encoding tol-Pal system protein TolA-like yields MILNTTQVFIAIPFNEFPLLSGNITRNVKETVQEKTGNRREDLHRCQEFTAQRPTSLVIGALPSTDNAKLCIHRSTVTSESTLAPANMWSSFTASLRKLFGRSKKEEVTQAADEQVNKTEDVIEDGVNKTSQFYRQTEEDVKDVAKGAATKLDEDLSKTGENIDNKLHETGAAVDKKVQEGKEAAEATRKQLEEGMQNVGKAVECKLRDTMDGIQNVEKGLESKKKETQEAIDKRAKEAEAKLKEAREGAEAKAREAREAAAAKAKEARDAAEAKAREAREAAETKGREAREAAEAKAREAREAAETAAKKAKEAADAKAKELREAAEAKKKEVAEGVENAGKAVEGKLKETQEAVDRKAKEAREAAEAKKKQFDEGVQNVGKAVENKWKETGEAADTKKKQLIQEAQHAERAVGNMLRESTEAGEAKKKQVTEDVHNAGKAFGEAVDQKVHDINDFTNAKKQQLGQGVHNVGEAVTQKAKDVGDFAAAKKQDLQTGVHNLENTVDNKLRETGTAIDNKFHELGSFLDNTRESLRHDADESNKRAHAGLDETNNIATGLFGKRLL; encoded by the exons atgatattgaacacaacacaagttttcatagcaataccct TTAATGAATTTCCGTTATTATCGGGGAACATAACGCGCAATGTCAAGGAGACAGTGCAGGAGAAGACCGGCAACCGCAGAGAGGACCTACATAGGTGCCAGGAGTTTACTGCTCAACGCCCAACGAGTTTAGTCATCGGTGCACTTCCTTCCACAGACAACGCAAAACTCTGCATCCATCGAAGCACAGTGACTAGTGAGTCAACACTTGCACCTGCCAACATGTGGTCATCGTTCACCG CCTCGCTCCGAAAACTTTTCGGCCGAAGCAAGAAAGAAGAAGTGACACAAGCTGCCGATGAGCAAGTTAACAAAACCGAAGACGTAATCGAAGATGGAGTTAACAAGACAAGCCAGTTCTATAGACAGACTGAAGAAGATGTCAAAGATGTTGCAAAGGGTGCTG CGACTAAATTAGACGAAGACTTGAGCAAGACGGGTGAAAACATCGATAATAAACTTCATGAAACTGGAGCCGCTGTTGATAAGAAAGTTCAGGAAGGAAAAGAAGCCGCTGAAGCTACAAGGAAGCAACTGGAAGAGGGAATGCAAAATGTGGGGAAAGCCGTTGAATGTAAATTGAGAGATACCATGGATGGTATTCAGAACGTGGAAAAGGGACTCGAAAgtaaaaagaaagaaacacAGGAAGCTATTGACAAAAGAGCGAAAGAAGCTGAGGCCAAGTTAAAGGAAGCGAGAGAAGGTGCAGAAGCAAAGGCTAGAGAAGCCAGAGAAGCAGCGGCGGCTAAAGCTAAAGAGGCGAGAGATGCAGCCGAGGCTAAAGCTAGAGAAGCCAGGGAAGCAGCCGAAACTAAAGGTAGAGAAGCCAGGGAAGCAGCCGAAGCTAAAGCTAGAGAAGCCAGAGAAGCAGCCGAAACCGCAGCAAAAAAAGCGAAAGAAGCCGCCGATGCAAAGGCCAAGGAGTTGAGAGAGGCGGCAGAAGCTAAGAAGAAGGAAGTTGCAGAAGGGGTGGAAAACGCCGGAAAAGCCGTCGAGGGTAAATTGAAAGAGACGCAAGAGGCCGTCGACCGTAAAGCGAAAGAAGCCAGAGAAGCGGCCGAAGCGAAGAAGAAACAGTTCGATGAAGGAGTACAGAATGTCGGAAAAGCTGTCGAGAATAAATGGAAAGAAACGGGCGAAGCAGCTGACACCAAGAAGAAACAATTGATCCAAGAAGCGCAACATGCCGAAAGGGCCGTAGGAAACATGTTGAGAGAATCGACCGAAGCCGGCGAAGCCAAGAAGAAGCAGGTGACAGAAGACGTGCACAACGCAGGAAAAGCTTTCGGTGAGGCAGTCGATCAGAAAGTTCACGACATCAACGACTTCACCAACGCGAAGAAGCAACAGTTGGGGCAAGGAGTGCACAACGTGGGAGAGGCGGTTACCCAGAAGGCAAAAGATGTGGGCGATTTTGCGGCCGCGAAAAAACAGGACCTGCAGACAGGCGTTCATAACCTAGAAAACACTGTAGATAACAAACTGAGAGAGACGGGAACGGCCATCGACAACAAGTTCCACGAACTGGGAAGCTTCTTGGATAACACGCGGGAGAGTTTGAGACACGACGCAGACGAGTCGAACAAGAGGGCGCATGCAGGGCTGGATGAAACCAACAACATCGCGACGGGGCTGTTCGGAAAGCGGCTTTTGTAA